A genomic segment from Candidatus Zixiibacteriota bacterium encodes:
- a CDS encoding DUF6599 family protein → MNLRRLLTLVLGTIAVQAALLGCGKEPADNGSPADYLVAEVDSIGLQRNSEIRTFVGDSLYEYIDGGAELYHAYDFVDVSTADYLTNGREMVVDIYRFDSEDNAFGLFSTLRPDGVATAGTGAASFASPTNVVAVKGVYVLMVIAYEDSDETREAILRTAYYFGNTMLGTTNIPKTFDLFPKTDGVAATEKMYAESFLGRSFLTDVYSRTYLFGTDTLILFLTPDKSGQKYLEWTQQLKPSDTAGIALPALPFDADYSLRFQDNYYGVIVAGLKSGWLAGVVGYTQGHEPEIADWLNSLSEPVGQY, encoded by the coding sequence ATGAACTTGCGACGACTTCTTACTCTTGTTCTTGGCACGATAGCCGTGCAGGCGGCTCTTTTGGGATGCGGCAAAGAGCCGGCTGATAACGGCAGTCCGGCCGATTATCTGGTTGCCGAGGTTGATTCCATCGGGCTGCAAAGAAACTCCGAGATCAGAACCTTCGTCGGAGACTCGCTGTATGAGTATATCGATGGCGGCGCGGAGTTGTACCACGCCTATGATTTCGTCGACGTGTCGACGGCAGATTATTTGACCAACGGCAGAGAGATGGTTGTGGACATCTACAGATTCGACTCGGAGGATAACGCTTTCGGCCTGTTCTCCACACTCCGTCCCGACGGTGTCGCCACGGCTGGTACAGGGGCGGCGAGCTTCGCCTCGCCTACCAATGTCGTTGCCGTGAAGGGCGTGTATGTGCTGATGGTTATAGCTTACGAGGACTCCGATGAGACCCGCGAGGCCATTTTGAGAACGGCGTATTATTTTGGCAACACGATGCTCGGGACCACCAACATCCCCAAGACTTTTGACCTCTTCCCGAAAACAGACGGAGTCGCGGCTACTGAAAAGATGTACGCCGAGTCCTTTCTCGGCCGGAGTTTTCTTACCGATGTTTACAGCCGAACGTATTTGTTCGGCACTGACACCCTCATTCTGTTTTTGACTCCGGACAAATCGGGCCAGAAGTACCTTGAGTGGACCCAGCAGCTTAAGCCCTCGGACACGGCAGGTATCGCCCTGCCGGCACTTCCCTTTGATGCAGACTATTCTCTGAGATTTCAAGACAATTACTACGGTGTGATTGTGGCCGGCTTGAAATCGGGATGGCTGGCCGGGGTGGTGGGTTACACGCAAGGTCACGAGCCGGAGATCGCCGATTGGCTGAATTCACTCTCCGAGCCTGTTGGTCAGTATTGA
- a CDS encoding DUF134 domain-containing protein, with the protein MARPKKTRFCRRYDADRIYKPRGIPLGEIQTSVLSLDQFEALRLCDVEQLDQYQAGLIMGVSRATVQRLVHSGRKKIIEAIINNDAIAVNLRESEGCHVGMHSHQRKHRSGRHRI; encoded by the coding sequence GTGGCCAGGCCGAAGAAGACCCGTTTTTGCCGCCGATACGATGCCGATCGGATTTATAAGCCCCGGGGGATACCGCTGGGGGAAATCCAAACCAGCGTGCTTTCGCTCGACCAATTCGAGGCCCTGCGCCTGTGCGATGTCGAGCAGCTCGACCAGTACCAGGCCGGACTTATCATGGGTGTATCCCGGGCGACAGTTCAGCGTCTGGTCCACAGCGGCCGCAAGAAAATAATCGAGGCGATCATCAACAACGATGCTATCGCCGTGAACTTAAGAGAAAGTGAGGGCTGTCATGTTGGCATGCATTCCCACCAACGGAAGCACCGGTCTGGACGACACCGTATCTGA
- a CDS encoding aldo/keto reductase — MSGSKRTISRRGFLSAAGGSLLSAGLLNLNPAITLAEGADDKADGSSKEIIYRKLGRTDIHVPIVSIGVMNSENPEIIQASYEIGVRYFNLSGNYQLGRIETVAAGVLNKLQVRDKVIIGTGNDDVEAFAGLSASECKRKITAACEASLSRLKTDYIDIYYVWEGHDPRNTHNPAMLEALEYLKQQQKIRHAGVSMHSNMAEAINAVADGGYFDVVMTTFNFTLSDDSKLLAAIKNAAAKGVGVIAMKMMAGGSRWPNESSRRDHSSAAIATACIKWVLRNPAVSTSVPGFMSYEHMRQDFSVARDLEYTPEEERFLSDNSVKLGMGFCRQCKSCLAYCPKKVDIPTLMRVHMYAAQYGDLYRARVTLDSISSGSDLRVCKDCSTCRAICANSVEIASRIDELKAIYT, encoded by the coding sequence ATGTCGGGATCGAAGAGGACTATTTCCAGACGCGGATTTCTATCCGCGGCGGGCGGCTCCCTCCTCTCGGCAGGACTTCTCAATCTGAATCCCGCCATAACCCTGGCTGAGGGAGCTGATGATAAGGCCGACGGTTCCAGCAAAGAAATAATCTATCGCAAGCTCGGGCGCACTGATATTCACGTTCCCATCGTGTCCATTGGCGTGATGAATTCCGAGAATCCCGAGATCATACAGGCGTCCTATGAGATTGGTGTGCGTTACTTCAATCTCTCCGGGAACTATCAGCTCGGTCGTATCGAAACGGTTGCCGCCGGAGTGCTCAATAAACTGCAAGTGCGCGACAAGGTAATCATTGGCACGGGCAATGACGATGTCGAAGCGTTTGCCGGCCTGTCGGCATCAGAATGCAAAAGGAAAATTACTGCCGCGTGTGAGGCCAGTCTTAGCCGTCTCAAGACCGATTACATCGACATTTATTATGTCTGGGAGGGTCACGATCCCCGAAACACCCACAACCCGGCCATGCTTGAGGCGTTGGAGTACCTCAAGCAGCAACAAAAGATTCGCCATGCCGGCGTGTCTATGCACTCCAACATGGCTGAAGCGATCAATGCCGTAGCGGACGGGGGCTACTTTGATGTCGTTATGACAACGTTCAATTTCACGTTGTCCGATGATAGCAAGCTTCTCGCCGCGATAAAAAACGCCGCGGCAAAGGGAGTCGGCGTTATCGCCATGAAGATGATGGCGGGGGGAAGCCGCTGGCCCAACGAGTCATCGCGCCGTGACCATTCCAGCGCCGCGATAGCGACCGCGTGCATCAAGTGGGTTCTGCGCAACCCGGCTGTCAGTACAAGCGTGCCGGGTTTCATGAGTTATGAACACATGAGGCAGGATTTCTCTGTCGCCCGCGATCTGGAGTACACACCCGAGGAAGAACGGTTCCTCAGCGATAACAGTGTGAAGCTCGGCATGGGGTTCTGCCGGCAATGCAAAAGCTGTCTGGCCTACTGCCCGAAAAAAGTCGACATACCAACCCTGATGCGTGTTCACATGTATGCGGCCCAGTACGGCGATCTATATCGGGCCCGTGTGACTCTCGACAGCATCTCCTCAGGCAGTGATCTCAGAGTATGTAAAGATTGTTCCACCTGCCGGGCGATATGCGCAAACAGCGTCGAGATTGCTTCGCGGATCGACGAGCTGAAAGCTATTTACACGTAA
- a CDS encoding fused MFS/spermidine synthase has protein sequence MNSQSPTRIIARRLSLLITTCFFLSGVSGLIYEILWTRMIVKIVGGAPFAVAIILTIFMGGLGLGSYLASGRIDRIENPLRLVRLYGVLELVVAAYALVFPFLLMAFEPLYSILYNNLFEHFMLYNLLTFLGCDLLLIVPVTCMGATLPILCRFYVTHLSHLGTNAGRLYGLNTIGAAVGALVCGFWLISALGIWGTLAVAVGINALIGLLCIRAAGGTRPVGGAGEREKAATEITRESAPSVHRGAVGAALIIFAISGFCAMAYEVIWTKLLGLLVGSTTYSFTIVLVTFILGLALGSILFGRLADRVKNPTMLLIGTQIAAAVFALGVSQLIGNSQLFFAKLLYYTKDEFALRSALKAAALFVIMIFPTICLGATFPLVGKIFTRSITRVGRSIGVAYAINTIGAVSGSFAAGFILIPLLGKETSLSSVIAFQLGTSLIVTAWLLAKNRESLIKWLLLIIPAAAGIAACFYYPMWDRHALSLSRAHSVDEIANAVRYYSWPETILHGEQIMSDMNKGRLVYYGDGVGGFTTVLRNYYAMGDTCYSMANSGKVDASTLGDMGTQTLLGNLPMLFHPNARNVMVLGLASGITAGEVLNFPIERLDVVEINSQVIDASDFFLPWNNNVLKDPRTHLIIQDGRAHLALGDRKYDVIISEPSNPWLAGLATLFTREMFQYACDNLNEGGIFVQFFHSYQMDWESFALVGRTFADVFPNALLVSTAPSGEGPDYLFVGFRGNGRLSLETAMRNFKYVKRSENVDLRDPRLLYRMILSEDLVTLFGTGEITTDAHPRLEFSAPKLLYETDHQTTVRNIKTLGRVSALTKAIADSVSSDIDARIDFAAYALSVNLPFPRMVDLPALSPSQRERYLDIARQHVTNRSTSYLHLIDEELKHHLRLFQIETLEKEIDIVGNPALSNRYLADLYYEEGDIDKAVERYRQSIGMRPTDGEAHRKLGVALTRQDRLGEAIASFEEAIRLTPHLGEAYTNLGFALALRGENHLAREQFIKAIDITPSDGRAHYNLGLAMAKGSETDGAIEHFREALRLDPNFVDAHSNLGTALIQKGQLDEAAAHFNAALKMNPNFEPAQRGLERVNFLRSVRGN, from the coding sequence ATGAACAGTCAGAGTCCAACGCGCATTATCGCACGCCGTTTATCACTGCTGATTACCACCTGTTTCTTTTTGTCGGGTGTCAGCGGGCTGATTTACGAGATCCTGTGGACGCGCATGATCGTGAAAATAGTCGGCGGCGCTCCGTTCGCGGTTGCGATTATCCTGACAATCTTCATGGGAGGCCTCGGCCTGGGCAGCTATTTGGCGAGCGGAAGGATAGACCGCATTGAGAATCCTCTGCGACTGGTGAGGCTCTACGGTGTCCTGGAGCTTGTCGTCGCCGCCTATGCGTTGGTCTTCCCGTTTCTTCTAATGGCGTTTGAGCCACTCTATTCGATTCTGTACAACAATCTGTTTGAGCACTTCATGCTCTACAATCTTCTGACATTTCTCGGCTGTGACCTACTGCTCATCGTTCCGGTGACCTGTATGGGAGCGACCTTGCCAATTCTCTGCCGGTTTTACGTCACGCACCTGTCGCACCTTGGCACCAACGCGGGGAGGTTATACGGGCTCAACACCATTGGCGCCGCGGTTGGCGCTTTGGTGTGCGGCTTCTGGCTGATCAGCGCTCTTGGAATCTGGGGCACACTGGCGGTGGCGGTGGGCATAAATGCCCTGATAGGGCTTCTTTGCATCAGGGCCGCCGGGGGTACCAGGCCGGTCGGCGGCGCGGGAGAGCGTGAAAAGGCGGCAACGGAGATTACCCGAGAGTCGGCACCGTCAGTTCATCGCGGCGCTGTCGGCGCGGCGCTGATAATTTTCGCCATATCGGGCTTCTGCGCGATGGCCTATGAAGTTATCTGGACAAAGCTCCTTGGCCTTCTGGTCGGCTCCACTACCTATTCGTTCACGATAGTGCTGGTGACATTCATACTCGGATTGGCGCTGGGCAGTATTCTTTTCGGCCGTCTTGCCGACAGGGTCAAAAATCCAACCATGCTCTTAATAGGCACTCAAATCGCCGCGGCGGTTTTCGCCCTCGGTGTCAGCCAGTTGATAGGTAACAGCCAGCTCTTCTTTGCCAAACTGCTATATTACACGAAGGATGAATTCGCATTGCGAAGCGCGCTCAAAGCAGCAGCGCTTTTTGTAATAATGATTTTTCCCACTATCTGTCTTGGCGCCACCTTCCCACTGGTCGGCAAAATATTTACTCGCTCTATTACCAGAGTCGGGAGGTCAATCGGGGTAGCTTATGCTATCAACACCATCGGCGCCGTAAGCGGCTCGTTTGCCGCCGGTTTCATCCTGATCCCCCTTCTTGGTAAAGAAACCAGCCTGAGCAGTGTGATCGCCTTTCAACTGGGCACGTCTCTTATAGTCACGGCGTGGCTGCTGGCAAAGAACAGGGAGAGCTTGATTAAATGGCTGCTTCTAATCATTCCCGCGGCAGCCGGTATCGCCGCGTGCTTTTACTACCCGATGTGGGACCGTCACGCCCTGTCTTTGAGCAGGGCCCACAGTGTCGATGAGATCGCCAACGCGGTCAGGTATTACAGTTGGCCCGAGACGATTCTTCACGGCGAGCAGATCATGTCGGATATGAACAAGGGACGGCTGGTATACTATGGCGACGGTGTTGGCGGATTCACGACGGTTCTGAGAAATTACTACGCTATGGGCGATACCTGCTATTCGATGGCCAACAGCGGTAAGGTTGACGCCTCAACTCTCGGAGACATGGGCACGCAGACGTTGCTGGGTAATCTTCCGATGCTTTTTCACCCGAACGCCCGCAATGTGATGGTGCTCGGGCTCGCGAGTGGTATCACCGCCGGCGAGGTGCTCAATTTCCCGATTGAGAGGCTGGATGTCGTTGAGATAAATAGCCAGGTGATTGACGCCAGCGACTTTTTCCTGCCCTGGAACAATAACGTATTGAAAGACCCGCGCACCCATCTGATAATACAGGACGGACGGGCGCACCTGGCATTGGGCGACCGGAAGTACGATGTTATAATTTCGGAACCTTCCAATCCCTGGCTGGCGGGTCTGGCCACTTTGTTCACCAGGGAAATGTTCCAATACGCCTGCGACAATCTCAATGAAGGCGGCATTTTCGTGCAGTTCTTCCACTCCTACCAGATGGATTGGGAGTCTTTCGCCCTTGTCGGACGAACCTTTGCCGATGTGTTTCCAAACGCCCTTCTGGTTTCCACGGCGCCTTCGGGCGAAGGGCCGGACTACCTGTTCGTAGGCTTTCGCGGCAACGGCCGCCTGTCGCTTGAGACGGCCATGCGCAATTTCAAGTACGTGAAGCGATCTGAGAACGTGGATCTACGCGACCCGAGGCTTTTGTACCGCATGATTCTTTCGGAGGACCTGGTGACCCTGTTTGGAACGGGCGAGATTACCACGGACGCGCACCCACGGCTTGAATTCAGCGCACCGAAACTCCTTTATGAAACCGACCATCAAACGACCGTCAGAAATATCAAGACCCTGGGACGGGTAAGCGCACTTACGAAGGCGATCGCCGACAGCGTGTCTTCCGACATCGATGCCCGCATTGATTTCGCCGCTTATGCTCTTTCCGTAAATCTCCCCTTCCCACGAATGGTAGACTTGCCCGCTCTGTCGCCGTCGCAGCGGGAGCGCTATTTAGATATCGCCAGGCAGCATGTAACGAATCGTTCAACCAGTTATCTTCATTTGATCGATGAAGAGCTTAAACACCATCTGCGCCTCTTCCAGATTGAGACCCTTGAGAAAGAAATTGATATTGTCGGTAATCCGGCGCTTTCCAATCGGTATCTCGCTGATCTGTACTACGAAGAAGGAGATATCGACAAAGCCGTCGAGCGTTATCGTCAGTCAATTGGCATGAGGCCGACGGATGGCGAGGCACACCGCAAACTAGGCGTGGCACTGACCAGGCAGGATCGCCTGGGCGAGGCTATTGCCAGTTTCGAAGAGGCAATTCGTTTGACACCGCATCTCGGTGAAGCGTACACCAATCTCGGCTTCGCGCTGGCTCTTCGCGGGGAAAACCATCTGGCCAGAGAGCAATTCATCAAAGCAATCGATATCACCCCGTCTGATGGTCGCGCTCACTATAATCTCGGGCTGGCGATGGCAAAGGGCAGTGAAACCGACGGCGCCATAGAACACTTCAGGGAAGCCTTGAGACTTGACCCGAATTTTGTCGACGCCCACTCGAATCTTGGTACCGCGCTCATTCAGAAGGGTCAACTGGATGAGGCTGCTGCACACTTCAACGCCGCCTTAAAGATGAATCCCAATTTCGAACCCGCTCAGCGTGGTCTTGAAAGGGTTAACTTCCTTCGCTCGGTACGCGGCAATTAG
- a CDS encoding NifB/NifX family molybdenum-iron cluster-binding protein gives MLACIPTNGSTGLDDTVSDHFGSAHFFTLYDDATGELKVLENRNAHHSHGTCHPMAQLAKYKIDCVVCSGMGRRAIEALNSEGIKIYHCESTRVRDIVVQIKTGDLEEIDPATACHGHGQRGGCAHHGGRTSIVEIEQQRRRGGGFGQGGGRGQGGRN, from the coding sequence ATGTTGGCATGCATTCCCACCAACGGAAGCACCGGTCTGGACGACACCGTATCTGACCATTTTGGTTCGGCTCATTTTTTTACGCTTTATGACGACGCCACCGGCGAATTGAAAGTGCTTGAAAACCGCAACGCGCATCACAGCCACGGAACCTGTCATCCGATGGCTCAGCTGGCGAAATACAAGATCGACTGCGTGGTATGCTCCGGTATGGGCCGGCGAGCAATCGAGGCCCTGAACAGTGAAGGCATCAAGATCTATCACTGTGAAAGCACGCGTGTGCGCGACATCGTAGTGCAAATCAAAACGGGTGACCTCGAAGAAATTGATCCCGCTACTGCCTGTCACGGTCACGGACAGCGCGGCGGCTGCGCGCACCACGGCGGCAGGACATCGATCGTCGAGATTGAACAGCAGCGTCGGCGCGGTGGAGGCTTCGGCCAGGGGGGAGGACGAGGTCAGGGCGGACGCAACTGA
- a CDS encoding ankyrin repeat domain-containing protein, with translation MKKTALLTVFLFVLMGLAYAGEIHDAAEMGDLERVKSLLEGDAGLLSARAADGKTPLLSAAYMGNADIVAYLLDIGADINARTNSNSTALHGAGFHGRDEVVRLLIARKADLNAANNYGFTPLLSSCAGGRVANALMLIEAGADITARNQDGVDALLFSAYGRSIELVDKLLTSGASIDSKNNKGEGVLHYAAFGGNLELVKKLVDMAQDPLAKSTEGSTPLHSATGGGWPSVVEYLLAKGADVNAADAEGGTPVLNVVWELYRLETDSAVATLRLLVDKGADLNCKTVNQETPLVIAVYRSNPEVVSFLLDNNADPNIANPDGNTPLMLAVTRGDDDIARLLLNKGASVDIKDNHYGATALHMAACKGNLDVVKVMLELATDINVKDNDGHTPLYYAGRYGHKQIAQLLQSNGGTASNLNDRYDLSAALAAQVQPGGAMLWYLDHCGWAVKTANHFIIFDYWQRGLPTDPSLANGCIVPSEILDQNVEVFTSHTHRDHYDSAIFDWYGTLPKLTYYFGFQAELLPEDARMGYNGQPYEYIGPREHLSSDGMEIHTIRANDAGVGFLIETDGLKIYFAGDHAGWREAQRDGFISEIDYLSGLVENVDFAFVNVTGCHAGDTIALAEATFYTLDKLQPKVMVPTHGSGREWVYQNFADKVAAQGYQLEIICPREKGDRFCYRENQIM, from the coding sequence ATGAAAAAAACCGCACTGCTCACCGTTTTCTTGTTTGTTCTCATGGGTTTAGCTTACGCGGGTGAGATTCACGACGCCGCCGAGATGGGCGATCTTGAACGGGTCAAGTCCCTTCTCGAGGGTGATGCCGGTTTGCTCAGCGCCAGAGCGGCTGACGGAAAGACGCCTCTTCTGAGTGCCGCCTATATGGGCAACGCCGACATTGTGGCGTATCTTCTCGATATCGGCGCTGACATTAACGCCCGAACCAATTCCAACAGCACAGCATTGCACGGAGCCGGTTTCCATGGCCGTGATGAAGTGGTCCGATTACTTATCGCCAGAAAAGCGGATCTCAACGCCGCCAACAACTACGGCTTCACTCCCCTGCTGAGCTCGTGCGCGGGCGGCCGTGTCGCCAATGCGCTCATGCTGATTGAAGCCGGGGCCGACATCACCGCAAGAAATCAGGACGGTGTCGATGCTCTGCTTTTCTCAGCCTATGGTAGAAGTATCGAGTTGGTGGACAAATTGCTGACGTCCGGTGCCAGTATCGATTCCAAAAATAACAAAGGCGAAGGCGTCTTACACTATGCGGCTTTTGGCGGTAATCTCGAGTTGGTAAAGAAACTGGTAGACATGGCACAGGACCCGCTGGCAAAATCTACCGAGGGTTCGACGCCCCTGCACTCGGCCACCGGAGGGGGCTGGCCATCAGTGGTGGAATATCTGCTTGCGAAGGGAGCCGATGTAAACGCCGCGGACGCGGAAGGCGGCACGCCCGTCCTGAATGTTGTCTGGGAACTCTACCGGCTGGAAACCGACAGTGCCGTCGCCACTTTGAGACTTCTTGTCGACAAAGGAGCAGATCTCAACTGCAAGACAGTCAATCAAGAGACTCCTCTGGTAATTGCGGTTTACCGCAGTAACCCTGAGGTGGTGAGTTTCCTGCTCGATAACAACGCCGATCCGAACATCGCCAATCCTGACGGTAATACACCGCTCATGCTGGCAGTGACTCGCGGTGATGACGACATCGCCAGGCTGCTTCTTAACAAGGGCGCGAGTGTCGATATAAAAGACAACCATTACGGCGCCACCGCGCTTCACATGGCGGCGTGCAAGGGGAATCTCGACGTTGTCAAAGTTATGCTCGAACTGGCGACCGATATAAACGTAAAGGATAACGATGGCCACACTCCCCTTTACTATGCCGGCAGATATGGACATAAACAGATTGCGCAGCTACTTCAGTCAAACGGCGGCACGGCATCCAATTTGAACGATAGGTATGACCTCTCAGCTGCGCTCGCCGCGCAGGTCCAGCCGGGAGGAGCCATGCTGTGGTATCTCGATCACTGCGGGTGGGCCGTAAAGACCGCCAATCACTTTATCATATTCGACTACTGGCAGAGGGGGCTCCCCACTGATCCGTCGCTGGCCAACGGATGTATTGTTCCGTCGGAAATACTCGACCAGAATGTCGAAGTGTTCACGTCGCACACTCATCGCGACCATTATGACTCCGCTATCTTCGACTGGTACGGCACCCTGCCGAAACTTACCTACTATTTCGGTTTCCAGGCGGAGCTTCTCCCCGAAGACGCCAGGATGGGTTACAACGGTCAGCCGTATGAGTATATCGGACCTCGAGAACATCTGAGTTCCGACGGCATGGAGATTCACACTATCAGGGCCAACGACGCCGGGGTTGGGTTCCTGATTGAAACCGATGGGCTGAAGATTTATTTCGCCGGGGATCATGCCGGGTGGCGGGAAGCTCAGCGGGATGGGTTTATCTCGGAAATAGACTATCTTTCGGGATTAGTCGAAAATGTCGACTTTGCCTTCGTGAACGTTACCGGCTGTCATGCCGGAGACACCATTGCTCTGGCCGAGGCAACATTCTACACGTTGGATAAGCTCCAGCCAAAGGTCATGGTGCCCACCCATGGGAGCGGACGTGAGTGGGTTTACCAGAATTTTGCGGATAAAGTGGCAGCTCAGGGTTACCAACTGGAGATCATCTGTCCTCGGGAGAAGGGTGACAGATTCTGTTACAGGGAAAACCAGATAATGTGA
- a CDS encoding aldo/keto reductase has translation MPERNSDFSRRKFLSTAATGLVSAGVVSLSARTGLAQTTSASADSSAGGRIIERVLGRTGLRMPVVSMGVMNADNPEIVQASYELGIRHFDTAAYYQFGRNEQMVGSVIKKLGVRDKVIIGTKVMAQGQRQGLQPNELTQKLITACEASLGRLGTDRVEILYIHDVSDAETVKNPGLIEGLTRLKQQGKVGWVGVSTHTNMADVINAVVDGGFYDVVLTAINFTMADDTALLEAIKNASQKGVGIVAMKTQAGGARWPNPASRKDYSGSTIATAALKWVMRNEHIHTSIPGFTSFEHMREDFSVARNLEYTEQEKKFLSDNNVRMSLGYCRQCRKCLASCPGGVDIPTLMRVHMYGAQYGNFHHARTTLEEISDNVGLNVCSSCSLCSAECANTVDIARRIDELKTMYC, from the coding sequence ATGCCTGAACGCAACTCAGACTTTAGCCGGCGTAAGTTTCTATCAACCGCCGCGACCGGTCTTGTTTCAGCGGGTGTGGTGAGCCTTTCGGCTCGAACGGGCCTGGCCCAGACGACTTCAGCGTCGGCCGACTCGAGTGCCGGCGGCCGGATTATCGAACGCGTGTTGGGCCGAACCGGCCTGAGAATGCCCGTTGTCTCGATGGGTGTGATGAACGCCGACAATCCGGAAATAGTACAGGCCTCATACGAACTCGGCATCCGCCATTTCGATACCGCCGCTTACTATCAGTTCGGGCGCAACGAACAGATGGTGGGTAGCGTGATCAAAAAGCTTGGCGTCAGAGACAAGGTAATCATCGGCACGAAAGTCATGGCGCAGGGACAACGCCAGGGGCTTCAGCCGAATGAATTAACGCAGAAGCTGATCACCGCCTGCGAGGCGAGCCTGGGGCGACTGGGAACGGATCGCGTTGAGATACTTTACATTCACGATGTAAGCGATGCTGAGACGGTAAAGAACCCCGGACTCATCGAAGGACTCACCCGACTGAAACAGCAGGGGAAAGTTGGCTGGGTTGGGGTGTCGACGCATACGAATATGGCGGATGTCATCAACGCGGTCGTCGATGGCGGCTTCTACGATGTTGTCTTGACCGCCATAAACTTCACTATGGCCGACGACACCGCCCTGCTGGAAGCAATCAAGAACGCCTCTCAAAAAGGCGTGGGTATAGTGGCTATGAAGACTCAAGCCGGCGGCGCCCGCTGGCCCAACCCGGCTTCGAGAAAAGACTACTCCGGCTCGACTATCGCCACCGCCGCCCTCAAATGGGTGATGCGCAATGAACACATTCATACGAGTATTCCCGGCTTCACCAGTTTCGAGCATATGCGCGAGGATTTTTCTGTCGCGCGCAATCTGGAATACACCGAACAGGAGAAGAAATTCCTTTCGGATAACAATGTGAGGATGAGCCTCGGCTATTGCCGCCAGTGCCGGAAGTGCCTGGCGAGTTGTCCCGGAGGTGTAGACATACCGACCCTGATGCGCGTACACATGTACGGCGCCCAGTATGGCAACTTTCACCACGCCCGGACTACCCTTGAGGAAATCTCTGATAACGTCGGACTGAATGTTTGCAGCAGTTGCTCACTGTGCAGCGCCGAATGCGCCAACACAGTTGATATTGCCCGGCGCATCGACGAGCTCAAAACCATGTACTGTTAG